A genomic stretch from Centroberyx gerrardi isolate f3 chromosome 10, fCenGer3.hap1.cur.20231027, whole genome shotgun sequence includes:
- the umps gene encoding uridine 5'-monophosphate synthase, with the protein MENICVDSLILKLHDVNAVKFGEYKLKSGMITPIYIDLRVLVSYPSLMNQVSSLIYQRAQEEELKFDSVCGVPYTALPLATIICSRNELPMLIRRKEAKDYGTKRMVEGVFREGETCLIIEDTVTSGTSILETAEVLYKEGLKVTDAIVLMDREQGGVPMLASQGIKLHPVISMFKLLNVLLAAERIDAQTAQSVRKFILDNNTFSPKEENGNGSPITKKPCKEQSQELSYGARAKLPNAHPLASKLLRIMEEKKSNLCVSADVTSSEELLQLADSLGPKICLLKTHMDILKDFTPAFSQDLEALAEKHNFLIFEDRKFADIGNTVKHQYEGGVYQISSWSHIVNAHAVPGPGVLKGLSAVGKPLGRGCLLIAQMSSQGSLATGEYTQAVLKMAEEQSDFVIGFICGSKISKRPEFIHMTPGVQMQAGGDGLGQQYTSPDEVICNKGSDVIIVGRGILGASDRLEAAESYRKSGWEAYTKRLGQTGQ; encoded by the exons atggagaacaTTTGCGTTGACAGTTTAATCCTGAAACTTCACGATGTCAACGCGGTTAAATTTGGGGAATACAAGCTGAAGAGCGGCATGATCACACCGATTTATATCGACTTGAGAGTTCTAGTGTCCTACCCATCTCTGATGAACCAG GTGTCAAGTCTCATTTACCAGCGTGCACAAGAAGAGGAGCTAAaatttgactctgtgtgtgggGTTCCATACACTGCTCTGCCCCTGGCCACAATTATCTGCTCCAGAAATGAACTGCCCATGCTCATCAGACGAAAGGAGGCCAAGGATTATG GAACCAAGCGTATGGTGGAGGGGGTTTTTCGTGAGGGTGAAACCTGTCTGATCATTGAGGACACAGTGACCAGCGGCACCAGCATCCTGGAGACCGCCGAGGTGCTCTACAAAGAGGGACTGAAG GTGACAGATGCCATTGTACTGATGGACAGAGAGCAGGGTGGCGTGCCAATGTTGGCTTCTCAGGGAATCAAACTCCATCCAGTCATCTCCATGTTCAAGCTGCTGAACGTGCTGCTGGCGGCCGAGCGCATCGACGCCCAAACCGCCCAGAGCGTCCGCAAGTTCATCCTGGACAATAACACCTTCAG CCCTAAGGAGGAGAATGGTAACGGATCTCCTATCACCAAGAAGCCGTGTAAGGAACAGAGCCAGGAGCTGAGCTACGGAGCCAGAGCCAAACTACCAA ACGCTCACCCTCTGGCGTCGAAGCTGCTGAGGAtcatggaggagaagaagtccaacctgtgtgtgtctgctgacgtGACGAGCAGCGAGGAGCTGCTCCAGCTGGCCGACTCTCTGGGTCCAAAGATCTGCCTGTTGAAGACCCACATGGACATCCTAAAG GACTTCACCCCGGCCTTCAGCCAGGATCTGGAGGCCTTGGCCGAGAAACACAACTTCCTTATCTTCGAGGACCGCAAGTTTGCCGACATTGGGAACACAGTGAAGCACCAGTATGAAG GTGGCGTGTACCAGATCTCATCCTGGTCCCACATAGTGAACGCTCATGCGGTGCCGGGGCCCGGGGTGCTGAAGGGTCTGAGCGCTGTGGGCAAGCCGCTGGGCCGAGGCTGTCTGCTCATAGCACAGATGAGCTCCCAGGGGTCGCTGGCTACCGGGGAATACACACAGGCGGTG CTGAAGATGGCAGAGGAGCAGTCAGACTTTGTGATTGGGTTTATCTGTGGCTCTAAGATCAGCAAGAGGCCGGAGTTCATTCACATGACCCCCGGAGTGCAGATGCAGGCTGGAG gTGATGGGTTGGGTCAGCAGTACACCAGTCCCGACGAAGTTATCTGCAACAAAGGCTCTGATGTCATCATCGTGGGACGGGGTATCCTGGGAGCCTCTGATAGGCTGGAGGCCGCTGAGTCATACAGGAAGTCAGGCTGGGAGGCCTACACTAAGAGACTGGGCCAGACTGGCCAATAG